One window of Magallana gigas chromosome 2, xbMagGiga1.1, whole genome shotgun sequence genomic DNA carries:
- the LOC105325854 gene encoding vacuolar protein sorting-associated protein 52 homolog isoform X2: protein MTENYGVGEINLNLGELDLTSEDFWLDEVDEHIQKNLEDEVVQDALKKGTDLRTYAKEVERELLDVENASIQDYIKESGNIASLHKQIAACDTILERMEEMLNGFQGDLSSISSEIQTLQEQSVSMNIKLKNRQAVRGELSQFVDEMVIPEHMINHILDTPVTEREFLEQLHELNHKINFVKEQSFKDARSCHDVKDILEKLKIKAISKIREFLMQKIYSFRKPMSNYQVPQNAMLKFRFFNEFLMANERHVAREIRDEYLDTMSKIYYSYFKGYLGRLMKLQFEEVADKDDLMGVEDTAKKSFFSSKPALKNRSTVFTLGNRGEVLTARLEEPIIVPHAQQKSDTKFNFESLFRSLHYALMDNCCREYLFLVDFYMASGTASQDLFNAIMSKTLQTYLKTMEEHVSECYDSIAIFLSIHIVHRFRNIMHKRAVPALDRYWDTLLGIMWPRFETILHLNIQSVRDVDPQKFGHIDNRPHYITRRYAEFSAAIVGINQSFPDDRVHHLLEQLQTEVENFILKMAAEFPLRKEQLIFLINNYDMMLGVLLERTAEESKESESFKELLTARTQEFIEEVLSPHFGGMISFVKDCENTIERAGVEALRPDERRVQSIVRGFNNDWKRALELINGDVMRAFTNFKNGTQILQGALTQLIQYYHRFQKVLGQGPYKNMQIRNELINIHHVMVEVKKYKPTF from the exons ATGACAGAAAATTACGGTGTG GGAGAAATTAATTTGAATCTAGGGGAGCTAGATTTGACTTCAGAAGACTTCTGGCTGGATGAAGTTGATG AACATATTCAAAAGAACTTGGAAGATGAGGTGGTTCAGGATGCTCTCAAAAAG GGTACAGATTTAAGGACTTATGCCAAAGAGGTTGAAAGAGAACTACTGGATGTAGAAAATGCCTCAATACAAGATT ATATCAAAGAAAGTGGAAATATTGCCAGTTTACACAAACAGATAGCAGCATGTGATACAATATTAGAG AGGATGGAGGAAATGCTGAATGGTTTCCAGGGAGATCTTAGTAGTATCAGCAGTGAGATCCAGACCCTACAAGAGCAGTCCGTCAGCATGAACATCAAGCTAAAAAACAGACAG GCAGTTAGGGGAGAATTGAGTCAGTTTGTGGATGAAATGGTGATACCTGAACACATGATCAA TCATATACTAGATACCCCCGTCACAGAGAGGGAATTCCTAGAACAACTGCATGAACTTAATCACAAAATCAACTTTGTCAAAGAACAGTCCTTCAAAGATGCCAGATCTTGTCATGATGTGAAAGATATACTGGAAAAGCTCAAAATAAAG GCAATATCCAAAATCAGAGAATTTCTGATGCAGAAAATTTACTCCTTTAGGAAACCAATGAGCAACTATCAAGTACCTCAGAATGCTATGCTTAAATTCAG atttttcaaTGAGTTCTTAATGGCCAATGAAAGGCATGTTGCAAGAGAGATTCGGGATGAGTACCTGGACACGATGTCCAAGATATACTACTCATATTTCAAAGGCTACCTTGGTCGTCTGATGAAGTTACAG TTTGAAGAGGTGGCAGACAAGGATGATTTGATGGGAGTGGAGGACACTGCCAAAAAGA GTTTCTTTAGTTCTAAACCAGCCTTGAAGAACAGGTCTACGGTTTTTACTTTGGGTAATCGAGGAGAAGTTTTGACAGCTAGACTAGAGGAGCCAATCATTGTCCCCCATGCCCAGCAAAAGTCGGACACAAAG TTTAATTTTGAGAGTCTGTTCCGGAGTTTACACTATGCCCTAATGGACAACTGCTGTAGAGAGTACCTGTTCCTAGTAGATTTTTATATGGCCTCTGGTACAGCCTCTCAAGATTTGTTTAATGCCATCATGTCCAAAACACTACAGACCTACCTT AAAACAATGGAGGAACATGTATCTGAGTGTTATGACTCCATTGCCATTTTCCTGTCCATTCACATTGTACACAGATTTAGGAACATCATGCACAAGAGAGCTGTACCCGCTCTTGACAG ATACTGGGACACCCTCCTTGGAATCATGTGGCCAAGgtttgaaacaattttacacCTCAACATACAAAGCGTACGAGATGTGGATCCTCAGAAGTTTGGACATATTGACAACAGGCCACATTAT ATCACAAGGAGGTATGCAGAGTTTTCAGCAGCCATTGTGGGAATCAACCAGTCCTTCCCCGACGACCGAGTCCATCATTTACTGGAACAGCTTCAGACCGAGGTTGAAAACTTCATCCTCAAGATGGCTGCCGAGTTTCCTCTAAGAAAAGAGCAGCTGATATTTCTGATCAACAACTACGACATGATGTTAGGTGTACTACTG GAGAGAACGGCAGAAGAGTCAAAGGAATCGGAGAGTTTCAAGGAACTTCTGACGGCACGGACCCAAGAATTCATTGAGGAGGTATTGTCCCCTCACTTTGGAGGCATGATTTCCTTTGTTAAGGACTGTGAAAACACCATAGAGAGGGCAGGGGTGGAGGCCCTGCGACCAGATGAGA GAAGAGTACAATCTATTGTGCGGGGCTTTAACAATGACTGGAAGCGAGCTCTGGAGCTTATCAATGGTGATGTCATGAGGGCATTTACTAATTTCAAGAATGGCACACAGATTTTACAG GGAGCCTTAACGCAACTGATTCAATATTACCACAGATTCCAAAAAGTTCTAGGACAGGGACCAtacaaaaatatgcaaataagaaatgaactcattaatattcatcacgTGATGGTGGAAGTCAAAAAATATAAACCAACCTTTTAA
- the LOC105325854 gene encoding vacuolar protein sorting-associated protein 52 homolog isoform X1 produces the protein MTENYGVGEINLNLGELDLTSEDFWLDEVDEHIQKNLEDEVVQDALKKGTDLRTYAKEVERELLDVENASIQDYIKESGNIASLHKQIAACDTILERMEEMLNGFQGDLSSISSEIQTLQEQSVSMNIKLKNRQAVRGELSQFVDEMVIPEHMINHILDTPVTEREFLEQLHELNHKINFVKEQSFKDARSCHDVKDILEKLKIKAISKIREFLMQKIYSFRKPMSNYQVPQNAMLKFRFFNEFLMANERHVAREIRDEYLDTMSKIYYSYFKGYLGRLMKLQFEEVADKDDLMGVEDTAKKSFFSSKPALKNRSTVFTLGNRGEVLTARLEEPIIVPHAQQKSDTKFNFESLFRSLHYALMDNCCREYLFLVDFYMASGTASQDLFNAIMSKTLQTYLKTMEEHVSECYDSIAIFLSIHIVHRFRNIMHKRAVPALDRYWDTLLGIMWPRFETILHLNIQSVRDVDPQKFGHIDNRPHYITRRYAEFSAAIVGINQSFPDDRVHHLLEQLQTEVENFILKMAAEFPLRKEQLIFLINNYDMMLGVLLHASATKFRQERTAEESKESESFKELLTARTQEFIEEVLSPHFGGMISFVKDCENTIERAGVEALRPDERRVQSIVRGFNNDWKRALELINGDVMRAFTNFKNGTQILQGALTQLIQYYHRFQKVLGQGPYKNMQIRNELINIHHVMVEVKKYKPTF, from the exons ATGACAGAAAATTACGGTGTG GGAGAAATTAATTTGAATCTAGGGGAGCTAGATTTGACTTCAGAAGACTTCTGGCTGGATGAAGTTGATG AACATATTCAAAAGAACTTGGAAGATGAGGTGGTTCAGGATGCTCTCAAAAAG GGTACAGATTTAAGGACTTATGCCAAAGAGGTTGAAAGAGAACTACTGGATGTAGAAAATGCCTCAATACAAGATT ATATCAAAGAAAGTGGAAATATTGCCAGTTTACACAAACAGATAGCAGCATGTGATACAATATTAGAG AGGATGGAGGAAATGCTGAATGGTTTCCAGGGAGATCTTAGTAGTATCAGCAGTGAGATCCAGACCCTACAAGAGCAGTCCGTCAGCATGAACATCAAGCTAAAAAACAGACAG GCAGTTAGGGGAGAATTGAGTCAGTTTGTGGATGAAATGGTGATACCTGAACACATGATCAA TCATATACTAGATACCCCCGTCACAGAGAGGGAATTCCTAGAACAACTGCATGAACTTAATCACAAAATCAACTTTGTCAAAGAACAGTCCTTCAAAGATGCCAGATCTTGTCATGATGTGAAAGATATACTGGAAAAGCTCAAAATAAAG GCAATATCCAAAATCAGAGAATTTCTGATGCAGAAAATTTACTCCTTTAGGAAACCAATGAGCAACTATCAAGTACCTCAGAATGCTATGCTTAAATTCAG atttttcaaTGAGTTCTTAATGGCCAATGAAAGGCATGTTGCAAGAGAGATTCGGGATGAGTACCTGGACACGATGTCCAAGATATACTACTCATATTTCAAAGGCTACCTTGGTCGTCTGATGAAGTTACAG TTTGAAGAGGTGGCAGACAAGGATGATTTGATGGGAGTGGAGGACACTGCCAAAAAGA GTTTCTTTAGTTCTAAACCAGCCTTGAAGAACAGGTCTACGGTTTTTACTTTGGGTAATCGAGGAGAAGTTTTGACAGCTAGACTAGAGGAGCCAATCATTGTCCCCCATGCCCAGCAAAAGTCGGACACAAAG TTTAATTTTGAGAGTCTGTTCCGGAGTTTACACTATGCCCTAATGGACAACTGCTGTAGAGAGTACCTGTTCCTAGTAGATTTTTATATGGCCTCTGGTACAGCCTCTCAAGATTTGTTTAATGCCATCATGTCCAAAACACTACAGACCTACCTT AAAACAATGGAGGAACATGTATCTGAGTGTTATGACTCCATTGCCATTTTCCTGTCCATTCACATTGTACACAGATTTAGGAACATCATGCACAAGAGAGCTGTACCCGCTCTTGACAG ATACTGGGACACCCTCCTTGGAATCATGTGGCCAAGgtttgaaacaattttacacCTCAACATACAAAGCGTACGAGATGTGGATCCTCAGAAGTTTGGACATATTGACAACAGGCCACATTAT ATCACAAGGAGGTATGCAGAGTTTTCAGCAGCCATTGTGGGAATCAACCAGTCCTTCCCCGACGACCGAGTCCATCATTTACTGGAACAGCTTCAGACCGAGGTTGAAAACTTCATCCTCAAGATGGCTGCCGAGTTTCCTCTAAGAAAAGAGCAGCTGATATTTCTGATCAACAACTACGACATGATGTTAGGTGTACTACTG CACGCATCTGCTACTAAGTTTAGACAg GAGAGAACGGCAGAAGAGTCAAAGGAATCGGAGAGTTTCAAGGAACTTCTGACGGCACGGACCCAAGAATTCATTGAGGAGGTATTGTCCCCTCACTTTGGAGGCATGATTTCCTTTGTTAAGGACTGTGAAAACACCATAGAGAGGGCAGGGGTGGAGGCCCTGCGACCAGATGAGA GAAGAGTACAATCTATTGTGCGGGGCTTTAACAATGACTGGAAGCGAGCTCTGGAGCTTATCAATGGTGATGTCATGAGGGCATTTACTAATTTCAAGAATGGCACACAGATTTTACAG GGAGCCTTAACGCAACTGATTCAATATTACCACAGATTCCAAAAAGTTCTAGGACAGGGACCAtacaaaaatatgcaaataagaaatgaactcattaatattcatcacgTGATGGTGGAAGTCAAAAAATATAAACCAACCTTTTAA